The Catenulispora sp. GP43 genome includes a region encoding these proteins:
- a CDS encoding MFS transporter has translation MTTSAAVADQASPSPFSERTARRAVWLVLSATFVVSADISIVAVAAPPIQRGLHASSGDIELTVAAYQIAYAALLITGGRLGDIFGRRALFTWAFAGFVVTSAACGLATSPGQLVAFRALQGVTAAMLSPQVMATIQIMLPPEKRAAAFGAQGAMLSLATVIGPVFAGLLYSGNIMGLSWRPIFLVNVPFGLAAIWLGRRYLPTLRNPEAKRLDVTGTCLVVLALAALMTPLSLGEQYHWPLWCWLSLAASPVLVLAFLRSQLAQERRGGSPLLPSDLWRDRAFRTGVMLFLLAFSGVVAFFLYYFTLIQTAYNVSTLWAAVTTVPVGIGTIALSAASGRLVRAWGGRRVASVGAVVCCLGALSMFVPVVLATDSSLALWSIPSQLVLGSGIGMLFAPLLSVVLAGIRSTHAGAAAGLLVTMQIAGGALGVSAMGVLFNSRLPGGSTDHATHGQLSSAMVHAMLYDPFSFLAALLIILVLPRSVRSAGRAAGAAHA, from the coding sequence ATGACCACCTCCGCCGCCGTCGCGGACCAGGCCTCCCCCTCCCCCTTCAGTGAACGCACCGCCCGGCGGGCCGTCTGGCTGGTGCTGAGCGCCACGTTCGTCGTCTCCGCGGACATCTCGATCGTCGCCGTCGCCGCCCCGCCGATCCAGCGCGGGCTGCACGCCAGCTCCGGGGACATCGAGCTGACCGTGGCCGCCTACCAGATCGCGTACGCGGCGCTGCTGATCACCGGCGGCCGGCTCGGCGACATCTTCGGCCGGCGCGCGCTGTTCACCTGGGCCTTCGCCGGGTTCGTGGTCACCTCCGCGGCCTGCGGCCTGGCCACCTCCCCGGGCCAGCTGGTGGCCTTCCGGGCGCTGCAGGGGGTGACCGCCGCGATGCTCTCGCCACAGGTGATGGCGACCATCCAGATCATGCTGCCGCCGGAGAAGCGCGCCGCCGCCTTCGGCGCGCAGGGCGCGATGCTGAGCCTGGCCACGGTCATCGGGCCGGTGTTCGCCGGGCTGCTGTACTCCGGGAACATCATGGGCCTGTCCTGGCGGCCGATCTTCCTGGTGAACGTGCCGTTCGGGCTGGCCGCGATCTGGCTCGGGCGGCGCTACCTGCCGACGCTGCGCAACCCCGAGGCCAAACGGCTCGACGTCACCGGCACCTGCCTGGTCGTGCTCGCCCTGGCCGCGCTCATGACCCCGCTGTCGCTGGGCGAGCAGTACCACTGGCCGCTGTGGTGCTGGCTGAGCCTGGCCGCCTCGCCGGTGCTGGTCCTGGCGTTCCTGCGATCGCAGCTGGCCCAGGAGCGGCGCGGGGGCTCCCCGCTGCTGCCGTCGGACCTGTGGCGGGACCGGGCGTTCCGCACCGGCGTGATGCTCTTCCTGCTCGCGTTCAGCGGGGTCGTGGCCTTCTTCCTGTACTACTTCACCCTGATCCAGACCGCGTACAACGTCTCGACGCTGTGGGCCGCGGTCACCACGGTCCCGGTCGGCATCGGCACCATCGCGCTGTCCGCGGCCTCGGGACGGCTGGTCCGCGCCTGGGGCGGACGGCGTGTCGCCTCGGTCGGCGCGGTCGTGTGCTGCCTGGGGGCGCTGTCGATGTTCGTACCGGTGGTCCTGGCCACGGACTCCTCGCTGGCGCTGTGGTCGATCCCCTCGCAGCTGGTGCTCGGCTCCGGGATCGGGATGCTGTTCGCGCCGCTGCTGTCGGTGGTGCTGGCCGGCATCCGCAGCACGCACGCCGGCGCCGCCGCCGGGCTGCTGGTGACGATGCAGATCGCCGGCGGGGCGCTCGGCGTCAGCGCGATGGGGGTGCTGTTCAACTCGCGGCTGCCCGGCGGGTCGACGGACCACGCGACGCATGGGCAGCTCTCCTCGGCGATGGTCCACGCGATGCTCTACGACCCGTTCTCGTTCCTGGCGGCG
- a CDS encoding ferritin-like domain-containing protein, which yields MTETILADTDWTAPLGGSAVLAADYDTHDQQLLRLYALGKQRQWNADSRLDWSLPVDPDNPLGMPDSFVWIAGSELWDRLPAAEHGVLRRHAAAWASSQLLHGEQFSLVAVSKIAQTAPEADAKLFAATQIMDEARHTEVINRLLTEKIGLRYGLTGSLAALFENVVQDARWDFCALGVQVVLENLALATLTVQRDRTTTPLIRHLTTYVMQDEARHVAFGRIMLRRAYRDLTSAELREREEFVVESCWSLREGFVGEAIWNTLDYGAQECIAIARTSPALRQYRRRLFMRIVPALRDIGLFGPAVRDALEKMGVLGFAELDESPADSLDALDAAAEELDRGERAARQAEIEQIAALGAAEAPETPRTRENRENRDYPADQEPRR from the coding sequence ATGACCGAGACGATCCTCGCCGACACCGACTGGACCGCCCCGCTCGGCGGCTCGGCGGTGCTGGCCGCCGACTACGACACGCACGACCAGCAGCTGCTGCGGCTCTACGCGCTGGGCAAGCAGCGCCAGTGGAACGCCGACTCCCGGCTGGACTGGAGCCTGCCGGTCGATCCGGACAACCCGCTGGGCATGCCGGACAGCTTCGTCTGGATCGCCGGCTCTGAGCTGTGGGACCGGCTGCCGGCCGCCGAGCACGGCGTGCTGCGCCGGCACGCCGCCGCCTGGGCCAGCTCGCAGCTGCTGCACGGCGAGCAGTTCAGCCTGGTCGCGGTCAGCAAGATCGCGCAGACCGCGCCGGAGGCGGACGCGAAGCTGTTCGCGGCCACGCAGATCATGGACGAGGCCCGGCACACCGAGGTGATCAACCGGCTGCTGACCGAGAAGATCGGCCTGCGCTACGGGCTGACGGGCTCGCTGGCCGCGCTGTTCGAGAACGTGGTGCAGGACGCGCGCTGGGACTTCTGCGCGCTCGGCGTGCAGGTCGTGCTGGAGAACCTGGCGCTGGCCACGCTCACCGTGCAGCGGGACCGCACCACGACCCCGCTGATCAGGCACCTGACCACGTACGTGATGCAGGACGAGGCCCGGCACGTGGCGTTCGGCCGGATCATGCTGCGCCGCGCCTACCGCGACCTGACCTCCGCCGAGCTGCGCGAGCGGGAGGAGTTCGTGGTCGAGTCCTGCTGGTCGCTGCGCGAGGGCTTCGTCGGCGAGGCGATCTGGAACACCCTCGACTACGGCGCCCAGGAATGCATCGCCATCGCCCGCACCTCCCCGGCGCTGCGCCAGTACCGGCGGCGGCTGTTCATGCGGATCGTGCCCGCGCTGCGCGACATCGGGCTGTTCGGCCCGGCGGTCCGGGACGCGCTGGAGAAAATGGGCGTCCTGGGCTTCGCAGAGCTCGACGAATCCCCGGCCGACTCGCTGGACGCCCTGGACGCCGCCGCCGAGGAGCTGGACCGCGGCGAGCGGGCCGCGCGGCAGGCCGAGATCGAGCAGATCGCCGCGCTCGGGGCCGCAGAAGCCCCCGAGACCCCCAGGACCCGCGAGAACCGCGAGAACCGCGATTATCCCGCCGATCAGGAGCCCAGAAGATGA
- a CDS encoding class I adenylate-forming enzyme family protein — protein sequence MWLTDVLDRNRLRHPDGIALRDRRREVTWAELHTEVGAFAGELARAVPAGSRVVVLSGNRLEMIETYLACAAAGVIAVPANPALTAPELAGILEGVEPALAVADEAGRDRLAREHPGLKTMPIELVPQMAAAQGRSAQPADSPPRPGSLTASFAIMHTSATTGRPKGVVVDQRSVQLKALSWLAEVHCGPDTVFLDACPLFHGSVVNALAYLGAGATLCVLDEFTPQACLSALERWRVQHVLLVPSMVRLLLEARALATTDLSALDLVVHAAAPMPAELAERAAAALGAGLMAVYGITEGGGPSLALEPAERPGPAPVPGAACVGLPMLGVSARIARDDGSQAEAGEIGELWLGGDGLMLRYWRDPRATAEVVQDGWLRTRDLGCRDAAGLIWLVDRRNDLILRGGQNVYPAEIEAVLRDSPQVADAAVVPVPSAVWGQAPFAFVQPSAPGAFDEAALLALCVARLASYKRPVRFVAVDSIARSPAGKILRGRLREQAEALSAPAGGQSATDSPSDSPSDGPSASPSAPTRTAGP from the coding sequence ATGTGGCTCACGGATGTCCTGGACCGCAACCGCCTGCGCCACCCCGACGGCATCGCCCTGCGCGACCGCAGACGCGAGGTCACCTGGGCCGAGCTGCACACCGAGGTCGGCGCGTTCGCCGGCGAACTGGCGCGCGCCGTGCCGGCCGGCAGCCGGGTCGTCGTGCTCAGCGGCAATCGGCTGGAGATGATCGAGACCTACCTGGCCTGCGCGGCGGCGGGAGTGATCGCGGTGCCGGCGAATCCGGCGCTGACCGCTCCGGAACTGGCCGGGATCCTCGAGGGCGTCGAGCCGGCGCTGGCCGTGGCCGACGAGGCGGGGCGGGATCGGCTGGCGCGCGAGCACCCGGGCCTGAAGACCATGCCGATCGAGCTGGTACCGCAGATGGCAGCGGCGCAGGGCCGATCGGCACAGCCTGCTGATTCGCCGCCGCGTCCGGGCTCCCTCACCGCCTCCTTCGCGATCATGCACACCTCGGCGACCACCGGCCGTCCCAAGGGCGTCGTCGTCGACCAGCGCTCGGTGCAGCTCAAGGCGCTGTCCTGGCTCGCCGAGGTGCACTGCGGCCCGGACACCGTATTCCTGGACGCGTGCCCGCTCTTCCACGGCAGCGTCGTCAATGCCCTGGCCTACCTCGGGGCGGGCGCGACGTTGTGCGTCCTGGACGAGTTCACCCCGCAGGCCTGCCTGAGCGCGCTGGAGCGGTGGCGGGTCCAGCACGTCCTGCTCGTGCCGTCCATGGTGCGGCTGCTGCTGGAAGCCAGAGCGCTGGCCACGACCGATCTGTCGGCGTTGGACCTGGTCGTGCACGCGGCCGCGCCGATGCCCGCGGAGCTGGCCGAGCGGGCCGCGGCCGCGCTCGGCGCCGGCCTGATGGCGGTCTACGGCATCACCGAGGGCGGAGGGCCCAGTCTGGCGCTGGAGCCCGCCGAGCGGCCCGGTCCGGCACCGGTGCCCGGCGCGGCGTGCGTCGGGCTGCCGATGCTCGGCGTCAGCGCGCGGATCGCCCGGGACGACGGGAGCCAGGCCGAGGCCGGCGAGATCGGCGAGCTGTGGCTCGGCGGGGACGGCCTGATGCTCCGGTACTGGCGCGACCCGCGGGCCACCGCCGAGGTCGTGCAGGACGGCTGGCTGCGCACCCGCGACCTGGGCTGCCGGGACGCCGCGGGCCTGATCTGGCTCGTGGACCGGCGCAACGACCTGATTCTGCGCGGCGGCCAGAACGTCTATCCCGCCGAGATCGAAGCGGTGCTGCGGGACAGCCCGCAGGTGGCCGACGCCGCGGTGGTGCCGGTGCCCTCCGCGGTCTGGGGGCAGGCGCCGTTCGCTTTCGTCCAGCCCAGCGCGCCGGGCGCCTTCGACGAGGCCGCCCTGCTCGCGCTCTGCGTCGCCCGGCTGGCCAGCTACAAACGGCCGGTGCGCTTCGTGGCGGTGGACTCCATCGCGCGCAGCCCCGCCGGGAAGATCCTGCGCGGCCGGCTGCGCGAACAGGCCGAAGCCCTGTCGGCCCCGGCCGGCGGACAGAGCGCGACCGACAGTCCATCCGACAGTCCATCCGACGGTCCCTCCGCCAGTCCATCCGCGCCGACCCGGACAGCAGGCCCCTGA
- a CDS encoding phosphopantetheine-binding protein, translated as MAVDCDLAREIVREYLDHPALLDQITDEEDLVNAGVNSGEIIRVALGCENHLDRPLTDVELSRITSVRSVAELLAQAPDSGPPSETGA; from the coding sequence ATGGCGGTCGACTGCGATCTGGCGCGCGAGATCGTGCGCGAGTACCTGGACCACCCGGCGTTGCTCGACCAGATCACCGACGAGGAGGACCTGGTCAACGCCGGGGTCAACTCCGGCGAGATCATCCGGGTCGCGCTCGGCTGCGAGAACCACCTGGACCGGCCGCTGACCGACGTCGAGCTGAGCCGGATCACCTCGGTGCGCTCGGTCGCGGAGCTGCTGGCACAGGCCCCTGATTCGGGTCCGCCGTCGGAAACAGGAGCCTGA
- a CDS encoding transglutaminase domain-containing protein: MTPPGLERIERIERIERIERFERVPSEFARYAVDLDGAARLLGLSTERTAELAPEALPHEADPERGPLFDYVDVMNLALFAGTSRDSIPELALRFLLRFASGARPSWYEPRHWLVRVRAPRAEGETVRLLRPDLAAPGVEEIDARAPVEPPGYEVAVRLTGAEATVGEPGVQAIYDDMLEALLSGTVVYQSVSEELRMLHERAWDLGMADCVVVSRLLAQRLREAGFRARARRGYLLGLVGSDHSWCEYFEDGRWKTLDLVFAFLAGGAGHRRIQASPEFAAACRGGRFNRLLPCEAEEAGALILSGGEPAPPWALAGVSARPWEA; the protein is encoded by the coding sequence GTGACGCCCCCGGGCCTGGAACGGATCGAACGGATCGAACGGATCGAACGGATCGAACGGTTCGAACGGGTCCCGAGCGAGTTCGCCCGGTACGCCGTCGACCTGGACGGCGCCGCGAGACTGCTCGGGCTGAGCACCGAGCGGACGGCCGAGCTGGCTCCGGAGGCGCTGCCGCACGAGGCCGACCCCGAGCGGGGGCCGTTGTTCGACTACGTCGACGTCATGAACCTGGCGCTGTTCGCGGGCACGTCGCGCGACAGCATCCCCGAACTCGCGCTGCGTTTCCTGTTGCGGTTCGCGTCCGGCGCGCGGCCGAGTTGGTACGAGCCGCGGCACTGGCTGGTGCGGGTGCGCGCGCCGCGGGCCGAGGGCGAGACCGTGCGTCTGCTCCGCCCCGACCTCGCCGCGCCCGGCGTCGAGGAGATCGACGCGCGGGCGCCGGTCGAGCCGCCGGGCTATGAGGTCGCCGTGCGCCTGACCGGTGCCGAGGCGACGGTCGGCGAGCCGGGGGTCCAGGCGATCTACGACGACATGCTCGAAGCGCTGCTGTCCGGCACGGTGGTCTACCAGTCCGTGAGCGAAGAGCTGCGCATGCTGCACGAGCGCGCGTGGGACCTCGGCATGGCCGACTGCGTGGTGGTCAGCAGGCTTCTGGCCCAGAGGCTGCGCGAGGCCGGCTTCCGGGCCCGCGCCCGGCGCGGCTACCTGCTCGGCCTGGTCGGCAGCGACCACTCCTGGTGCGAGTACTTCGAGGACGGCCGCTGGAAGACCCTGGACCTGGTGTTCGCGTTCCTGGCCGGCGGCGCGGGACACCGCCGGATCCAGGCCTCGCCGGAGTTCGCCGCCGCGTGCCGGGGCGGGCGCTTCAACCGGCTGCTGCCCTGCGAGGCCGAGGAGGCCGGTGCCCTGATCCTGTCGGGCGGCGAGCCGGCGCCGCCGTGGGCGCTGGCCGGTGTGAGCGCGCGCCCGTGGGAGGCGTGA
- a CDS encoding acyl carrier protein, giving the protein MIGSPEDIDHLAVVCTALAAEADPDLDGIDPDWQLAAIPGLESVKALRAVVRIEDACGIAIPDDFLFETNTVRQLADLVARLVEKSR; this is encoded by the coding sequence ATGATCGGCTCGCCGGAGGACATCGACCATCTCGCCGTGGTGTGCACGGCACTGGCCGCGGAGGCCGACCCGGACCTGGACGGGATCGACCCGGACTGGCAGCTGGCCGCGATCCCCGGGCTGGAGTCGGTCAAGGCCCTGCGGGCCGTGGTGCGGATCGAGGACGCCTGCGGGATCGCGATCCCGGACGACTTCCTGTTCGAGACGAACACCGTGCGGCAGCTCGCCGACCTGGTGGCGCGGCTCGTGGAGAAGTCCCGGTGA
- a CDS encoding AMP-binding protein, translated as MSHLWQIFTDAAKHGRSLSLPMQEGQPEFTLAEILERAERSAADVVERIGPPRRLGVLMNNGEPWVRSALMAFRLDAAVVPLPLPVGFVGADAYTAHLRRIADSAELDAILVDDSLGPAIARRVASSLPDTAFLDMTEPGSGQPAGQAAGRAPEPPALAEADSTLAVIQYTSGSTSAPKGVTLTHANVAAGLAAVTGGLGFTDEDCFGVWIPMFHDMGLFTVLSSLARGNSVCLWRPRDFVRRPMVWLDSFAKSTATVMAAPNFCYDLLVAAVRQDPPAELDLSKWRVACNGAEPVQRRTLEAFQEAFAPYGFRAATMEPVYGMAEATLIVSAAELSGRWRALSVDRDRLQVGDEVRPLPDGADGARPVVSCGRAAPGLSLRISEPGRVGEVQLSGPAVTGGYLNLPAEQQPFTADGWLRTGDLGFLHDDELYLVGRVKDMITVRGQNFYAEDVEEIVRTTLAAERSGGGVLRSAAIPWTAGDSGDAGDADGGEVERMVVLWETAPGDQEAAGLSRLAADQVRQQLGLDEVSVVPVPTAAIPHTTSGKVQRHGALGLYRSLADDATKG; from the coding sequence GTGAGCCACCTGTGGCAGATCTTCACCGACGCCGCCAAGCACGGCCGGTCGTTGTCCCTGCCGATGCAGGAGGGGCAGCCGGAGTTCACGCTCGCCGAGATCCTGGAGCGTGCCGAACGGAGCGCCGCCGACGTGGTCGAGCGGATCGGCCCGCCGCGGCGTCTCGGGGTCCTGATGAACAACGGCGAGCCCTGGGTCCGCAGTGCTCTGATGGCGTTCCGGCTGGACGCGGCGGTCGTCCCGCTCCCGCTGCCGGTCGGCTTCGTCGGCGCCGACGCCTACACCGCGCACCTGCGGCGGATCGCGGACAGCGCGGAGCTGGACGCCATCCTCGTCGACGACAGCCTGGGGCCGGCCATCGCCCGGCGGGTCGCGAGCTCGCTGCCGGACACGGCGTTCCTCGACATGACCGAGCCCGGCTCGGGGCAACCTGCGGGGCAGGCCGCGGGGCGGGCGCCGGAACCGCCGGCACTGGCCGAGGCGGACTCGACCCTGGCCGTGATCCAGTACACCTCGGGCAGCACCTCGGCGCCCAAGGGCGTGACCCTGACCCACGCGAACGTGGCCGCCGGCCTGGCGGCGGTGACCGGCGGCCTGGGCTTCACCGACGAGGACTGCTTCGGCGTGTGGATCCCGATGTTCCACGACATGGGCCTGTTCACGGTGCTCAGCAGTCTGGCCCGGGGCAACTCGGTCTGCCTGTGGCGCCCCCGGGACTTCGTGCGCCGGCCGATGGTCTGGCTCGACTCCTTCGCGAAGTCGACCGCCACGGTGATGGCGGCGCCGAACTTCTGCTACGACCTGCTGGTCGCGGCGGTGCGCCAGGATCCGCCGGCGGAGCTGGACCTGTCCAAGTGGCGCGTGGCCTGCAACGGCGCCGAGCCGGTCCAGCGGCGCACGCTCGAGGCGTTCCAGGAGGCGTTCGCGCCGTACGGCTTCCGGGCCGCGACCATGGAGCCGGTCTACGGCATGGCCGAGGCAACGCTGATCGTCTCGGCCGCCGAGCTGTCCGGCCGCTGGCGCGCGCTGAGCGTGGACCGGGACCGGTTGCAGGTCGGCGACGAGGTGCGGCCGCTGCCGGACGGCGCGGACGGCGCGCGCCCCGTCGTCAGCTGCGGCAGGGCGGCGCCGGGACTCAGCCTCCGGATATCGGAGCCGGGCCGGGTCGGCGAGGTCCAGCTCAGCGGGCCCGCGGTGACCGGCGGCTACCTGAACCTGCCCGCCGAGCAGCAGCCGTTCACCGCGGACGGCTGGCTGCGCACCGGCGACCTGGGCTTCCTGCACGACGACGAGCTCTACCTGGTCGGCCGGGTCAAGGACATGATCACCGTGCGCGGCCAGAACTTCTACGCCGAGGACGTCGAGGAGATCGTCCGCACCACGCTGGCCGCCGAGCGCTCCGGCGGCGGTGTGCTGCGCAGCGCCGCGATCCCGTGGACCGCCGGAGACTCCGGGGACGCCGGGGACGCCGACGGCGGCGAGGTGGAGCGCATGGTCGTGCTCTGGGAGACCGCGCCGGGCGACCAGGAGGCCGCCGGGCTCTCCCGCCTGGCCGCCGACCAGGTCCGGCAGCAACTAGGGCTGGACGAGGTGTCCGTGGTCCCGGTGCCCACGGCGGCGATCCCGCACACGACGTCCGGCAAGGTCCAGCGCCACGGGGCGCTCGGGCTCTACCGGAGCCTGGCCGACGACGCGACGAAGGGGTGA
- a CDS encoding AMP-binding protein: MSDTPAGTLGDLPDLAADKHGQTAFLCDQPWLGYGGPVLDVAGFARAVHDYADRFWAAGIRAGDTVVVVQRNHIEVQALACGLNRIGALPVLLSVGIEPEEIVECAGRLAQPYLAVDAAGAARLAGQSEALQGLTKRILFLTEGGDPAAPATSAAAATAPAAEPAWAAPTGDRQAHRPSPRGEEDWAVVTHTSGTTSVPKLAAHSTRSLYGVVRSQIAASRAFGQVGLSAKHLSFVHARTCSIVLAFLEVAMPILAIGDARPEPVRKLMLEHRPDSLETHPNVYIRWEPVAAHPSRPFSSVTRYVSTFDAIHPRTVKALMAGSDQPGATYIQAYGQTETGGVTARLVTRKEAPDYRPRDVGFPIEGASVRVVGQDGEPVAAGQAGAIESKTIGRFRGYIGAESPVDEQWWPMGDIGRINPDGSLELLDRLVDHAEGTDSFLEVEDTVLDRLPELIELVMLKSVGGHDAVAVACPRDGEALDPDRLLDALRQTSLGEVPVYVMDFDDLPLTGSYKVRRLLLRSRLVASGAAPTVGVRA; this comes from the coding sequence ATGAGCGACACACCCGCCGGCACCCTCGGCGACCTCCCCGACCTGGCCGCGGACAAGCACGGGCAGACCGCGTTCCTGTGCGACCAGCCCTGGCTCGGCTACGGCGGGCCGGTGCTGGACGTCGCCGGCTTCGCGCGCGCCGTGCACGACTACGCCGACCGCTTCTGGGCGGCCGGGATCCGGGCCGGGGACACGGTGGTCGTGGTGCAGCGCAACCACATCGAGGTGCAGGCGCTGGCGTGCGGTCTGAACCGGATCGGCGCGCTGCCGGTGCTGCTGTCGGTCGGCATCGAGCCGGAGGAGATCGTCGAGTGCGCGGGCCGGCTCGCTCAGCCCTACCTCGCCGTGGACGCGGCCGGGGCGGCGCGGCTGGCCGGGCAGTCCGAGGCGCTCCAGGGGCTGACCAAGCGGATCCTGTTCCTCACCGAGGGCGGGGACCCGGCGGCGCCGGCGACATCGGCGGCGGCTGCGACGGCACCGGCGGCCGAGCCGGCCTGGGCCGCGCCGACCGGGGACCGCCAGGCGCACCGGCCCTCGCCGCGCGGCGAGGAGGACTGGGCGGTGGTCACGCACACCTCCGGGACCACCAGCGTGCCGAAGCTGGCCGCGCACTCGACCCGCTCGCTCTACGGCGTGGTCCGCTCCCAGATCGCCGCCTCGCGGGCCTTCGGCCAGGTCGGCCTGTCGGCCAAGCACCTGTCGTTCGTGCACGCCCGGACCTGCTCGATCGTGCTGGCGTTCCTGGAGGTGGCGATGCCGATCCTGGCGATCGGCGACGCCCGGCCCGAGCCGGTCCGCAAGCTGATGCTGGAGCACCGGCCGGACTCGCTGGAGACGCACCCGAACGTGTACATCCGGTGGGAGCCGGTGGCCGCGCATCCGTCCCGGCCGTTCAGCTCGGTCACCCGGTACGTCAGCACCTTCGACGCGATCCACCCGCGGACCGTCAAGGCCCTGATGGCCGGCTCGGACCAGCCCGGCGCCACCTACATCCAGGCCTACGGCCAGACCGAGACCGGCGGCGTGACCGCCCGGCTGGTGACGCGCAAGGAGGCACCCGACTACCGGCCGCGCGATGTCGGCTTCCCGATCGAGGGCGCCTCGGTGCGGGTCGTCGGCCAGGACGGCGAGCCGGTGGCCGCCGGGCAGGCCGGGGCGATCGAGAGCAAGACCATCGGCCGGTTCCGCGGCTACATCGGCGCCGAATCGCCGGTGGACGAGCAGTGGTGGCCGATGGGCGACATCGGCCGGATCAACCCCGACGGCTCCCTGGAACTGCTGGACCGGCTGGTGGACCACGCCGAGGGCACCGACAGCTTCCTGGAGGTCGAGGACACGGTGCTGGACCGGCTGCCGGAGCTGATCGAGCTGGTGATGCTGAAATCGGTCGGCGGGCACGACGCCGTCGCGGTGGCCTGTCCGCGCGACGGCGAGGCCCTCGACCCGGACCGGCTGCTCGACGCGCTGCGCCAGACCAGTCTGGGCGAGGTCCCGGTGTACGTCATGGACTTCGACGACCTGCCGCTCACCGGTTCCTACAAGGTGCGGCGCCTGCTGCTGCGCTCCCGCCTGGTCGCCTCGGGCGCCGCGCCCACGGTCGGGGTGCGCGCGTGA
- a CDS encoding tryptophan 2,3-dioxygenase family protein — protein MPVHSAPIRSEPGGPARPIADLSYNELNQIDLLLTLQQPIPGAPDALFFVAAHQITELWFKVILHELDGARRAMDADALPEARRRLARVARGEEVLVCHLRAVGTITPGDFALLRAQLGTSSAYESAQFREIEFVSGRKDARFLEGPRVTGAERARLAARLSEPSLADAFEALLDRRGRPDLARVLAGDADPELGALIEALIEHDEGFARWRHGHALMTERIIGYRAGTGGTGGVDYLRSTVGERFFPQLWAARSAVYDS, from the coding sequence ATGCCGGTGCACTCCGCGCCGATCAGGTCCGAGCCGGGCGGTCCGGCGCGGCCGATCGCGGACCTGAGCTACAACGAGCTCAACCAGATCGACCTGCTGCTGACCCTCCAGCAGCCGATCCCCGGAGCGCCGGACGCGCTCTTCTTCGTCGCCGCGCACCAGATCACCGAACTGTGGTTCAAGGTGATCCTGCACGAGCTCGACGGCGCGCGCCGAGCGATGGACGCCGACGCGCTGCCGGAGGCGCGGCGCCGGCTGGCCCGGGTGGCGCGCGGCGAGGAGGTGCTGGTCTGCCATCTGCGTGCGGTCGGCACCATCACCCCGGGCGACTTCGCGCTGCTGCGTGCGCAGCTGGGAACCTCCAGCGCGTACGAGTCCGCGCAGTTCCGTGAGATCGAGTTCGTCTCCGGCCGCAAGGACGCCCGCTTCCTGGAAGGTCCCCGGGTGACCGGGGCCGAGCGGGCCCGGCTGGCCGCCCGGCTGAGCGAGCCCTCGCTGGCCGACGCCTTCGAGGCGCTGCTGGACCGGCGCGGCCGGCCCGACCTGGCGCGGGTGCTCGCCGGGGACGCCGACCCCGAGCTCGGCGCGCTGATCGAGGCGCTGATCGAGCACGACGAGGGGTTCGCCCGCTGGCGGCACGGCCACGCCCTGATGACCGAGCGGATCATCGGCTACCGCGCCGGCACCGGCGGGACCGGCGGCGTGGACTACCTGCGCTCCACCGTCGGCGAGCGCTTCTTCCCGCAGCTGTGGGCGGCGCGCTCCGCTGTTTACGACTCCTGA
- a CDS encoding LuxR C-terminal-related transcriptional regulator, whose translation MLIAAGSELMRSGLAAMVGRLPGVEHVQECADPVQAVTLVETQRIAVLVTSPPLPHGDFEVLAAGAARNHARTLVVLRDYDLPTPEVVAQAVAMPADGFLLESELTASTLADTLVRVARGQAPVPPSLAQGLLSRLRSVESEPIRRQFLLTPRELEVLELLVEGLSNKEIARRLSMSEHGVKRHVGAVLAKLNCPNRTVAVAFVLQKGLMYVR comes from the coding sequence GTGCTGATCGCCGCGGGCAGCGAGTTGATGAGGTCAGGGCTGGCAGCGATGGTCGGCCGGTTGCCCGGAGTGGAGCACGTGCAGGAGTGCGCCGACCCGGTGCAGGCGGTGACCCTGGTGGAGACCCAGCGGATCGCCGTCCTGGTGACCTCGCCCCCGCTGCCGCACGGCGACTTCGAGGTCCTGGCCGCCGGCGCGGCCCGCAACCACGCCAGAACCCTGGTGGTGCTGCGCGACTACGACCTGCCCACGCCCGAGGTGGTGGCGCAGGCCGTGGCGATGCCCGCGGACGGCTTCCTGCTCGAGTCCGAGCTCACCGCCTCCACCCTGGCCGACACCCTGGTGCGGGTCGCCCGCGGCCAGGCCCCGGTCCCGCCCTCGCTGGCGCAGGGACTGCTGTCCCGGCTGCGCTCGGTGGAGTCCGAGCCGATCCGGCGCCAGTTCCTGCTCACCCCGCGCGAGCTGGAGGTACTGGAACTGCTGGTCGAGGGCCTGAGCAACAAGGAGATCGCGCGCCGGCTGAGCATGTCCGAGCACGGCGTCAAACGGCACGTGGGCGCGGTGCTGGCCAAGCTCAACTGCCCGAACCGGACGGTCGCGGTGGCGTTCGTGCTGCAGAAGGGCCTGATGTACGTGCGTTAG